Proteins from a single region of Centropristis striata isolate RG_2023a ecotype Rhode Island chromosome 9, C.striata_1.0, whole genome shotgun sequence:
- the hps3 gene encoding Hermansky-Pudlak syndrome 3 protein isoform X1, which yields MVHVYNCHPFSSQQIVQVEQEPGLVCCGGGALFVVATGGCKVEAYSVEQEGCPFICRFATMGTVKSIQHSRTGDYLVTIEEKNNATYLRAYTNWRHQAEGKARVGVRLLGHLLGGASVRGGVQMEIIEIPLSERPVAVACCAVSGDLLVGCQNTLVLFSLRRQNQQSLNQSQQIVQQQSSTQSQAQNSSSNQNFLDFERSVILHLPKIKPKQVALCGGFVAVQAELEVLVLKLDVSSEPITLEESSETKKIDHLEDQVDFLMLPRHQELLGDRAKDCDIPVNIEKTGLEDSTGQYTLSYVLFRRFTPDFFQGCSVEETQLHSLQLYPLFTRNQSGSVEEPACVFCFFSLPTAGYLYSLQGGVELLSAYQYPEKVLKAVLTDHLLHVITKSALQCFTVRCAAVAARIDDPYIDTTMKACPPCSLEVCALRMQLFIGLRSVCVYGRHVILLSTADAEAPEDGERSTQRRGLSRKWTISSPKESSSAGHGWNLYVVDTVSPLTLYQEMVEYSQRYAETNPQAQSLRHLLSEAHLLLRASLLRTSEQQRDMEGVPTASLQPEGVPAASLQLETDAETQTDSQELEDALRENCAQLGDCFSRASQKDCHLALPYYRMSGLSVTEIIARNRPLPSSPHSYGFGFLFYLKHHLLEETEQILTQEAADEVINIFSQSEPSQLVSVCASPSMINISPAQTLRILQHLEDSAGVSVPLTITMATMMLRLDDLPQYTQLMERHAEMLLVYGFIEESRLLLHGGGGGQHANIRPTALSRQLAKSQPGLLVAAMVALHENNKVQLEQADHIFKELGCEKCLQVDFWEAMLMASSQEAVIQELLFRLASVYIDRLTNGASDTHTNEPHTLSRRRSLKSADDLINSCSHYGTLFPWLSVLNPAHTTSSQHQEALYKLQSLLCGPSLSVGSVVPLMERLSEETLWGFSLHLLCSTRRGQYERSIEKLLDRCPQAIIAYANHQLQDTHTVLWWQKLLPELCSRTRAAADNSILLAALKETLVVVAMETSPTEFLELIPDDGTASYFLPHLLTCSQRHLLA from the exons ATGGTGCACGTTTACAACTGCCATCCGTTCTCCTCGCAGCAGATCGTCCAG GTGGAGCAGGAGCCTGGCCTGGTCTGCTGTGGAGGAGGAGCTCTATTCGTGGTGGCGACTGGAGGCTGCAAG GTGGAGGCCTACAGTGTGGAGCAGGAGGGCTGCCCGTTCATCTGCCGCTTCGCTACCATGGGAACGGTGAAGAGCATCCAGCACAgcaggacag GAGATTACCTGGTGACCATTGAGGAGAAGAACAACGCCACCTACCTGAGAGCCTACACCAACTGGCGCCACCAG GCGGAGGGGAAGGCCCGTGTCGGGGTGCGTCTGCTGGGCCACCTGCTGGGCGGGGCGTCGGTGCGGGGCGGCGTGCAGATGGAGATCATCGAGATCCCGCTGTCGGAGCGCCCCGTGGCCGTGGCGTGCTGCGCCGTCAGCGGAGACCTGCTGGTCGGCTGCCAGAACACTCTGGTGCTGTTTTCTCTGAGGAGACAGAACCAGCAGAGCCTG aatCAGAGTCAGCAGATCGTTCAGCAGCAGAGCTCCACTCAGAGTCAAG CTCAGAACTCCAGTTCAAACCAGAACTTCTTGGATTTTGAACGTTCCGTTATCCTGCATCTTCCCAAAATCAAGCCTAAACAG GTGGCGCTGTGTGGAGGCTTCGTGGCGGTGCAGGCGGAGCTCGAGGTCCTGGTGCTGAAGCTGGACGTGTCCTCTGAACCCATCACTCTGGAGGAATCATCAGAAACAAAGAAGA tagaTCACCTGGAGGACCAGGTGGACTTCCTGATGCTCCCCAGACACCAGGAGCTTCTCGGGGATCGAGCCAAAGACTGTGACATCCCCGTGAACATCGAGAAGACCGGACTGGAGGACAGCACAGGACAATACACTCTGTCCTACGTTCtcttcag GCGTTTTACTCCAGACTTCTTCCAGGGCTGCAGCGTGGAGGAGACTCAGCTCCACTCCCTGCAGCTCTACCCGCTCTTCACCA GAAACCAGTCGGGGTCTGTAGAAGAACCGGCGTGTGTGTTCTGCTTCTTCTCGCTGCCCACGGCTGGGTACCTGTACAGCCTGCAGGGCGGCGTGGAGCTGCTCTCAGCCTATCAGTACCCAGAGAAAGTCCTGAAGGCCGTGCTGACCGACCACCTGCTGCACGTTATCACCAA gagcGCTCTGCAGTGTTTCACAGTGCGTTGTGCAGCAGTCGCCGCTCGGATCGACGACCCGTACATCGACACCACCATGAAG gccTGTCCCCCCTGCAGCTTGGAGGTGTGTGCTCTCAGGATGCAGCTGTTCATCGGGCTGCGCTCGGTGTGTGTGTACGGTCGTCATGTGATCCTGCTGTCCACGGCCGACGCGGAGGCGCCGGAGGACGGAGAGCGCAGCACACAGCGCCGAGGCct GAGCAGGAAGTGGACGATCTCTTCTCCCAAAGAAAGCAGCTCAGCAGGACACGGCTGGAACCTTTACGTGGTCGACACGGTTTCACCACTCACTCTGTACCAGGAgatg gtcgAGTACAGTCAGCGGTATGCGGAGACCAACCCTCAGGCTCAGAGTCTCCGTCACCTCCTCAGTGAggctcacctcctcctccgcgCCTCCTTACTGAGAACCTcggagcagcagagagacatGGAGGGCGTCCCCACAGCGTCCCTGCAGCCGGAGGGCGTCCCCGCAGCGTCCCTGCAGCTGGAGACGGACGCTGAGACACAGACGGACAGTCAGGAGCTGGAGGACGCTCTGAGGGAGAACTGTGCACAGCTGGGAGACTGTTTCAGCAG GGCGAGTCAGAAGGACTGCCACCTGGCTCTGCCCTACTACAGGATGTCCGGCCTGTCCGTCACAGAGATCATCGCCAGGAACCGCCCCCTCCCCAGCAGCCCTCACAGCTACGGCTTCGGCTTCCTGTTCTACCTGAAACATCACCTGCTGGAGGAGACGGAGCAGATTCTCACTCAG GAGGCGGCTGATGAGGTCATCAACAttttcagccaatcagagccctCTCagctggtgagtgtgtgtgcgagcCCGTCCATGATCAACATCAGCCCGGCTCAGACGCTGAGGATCCTCCAACATCTGGAGGACTCTGCTGGAGTGTCGGTTCCCTTGACGATCACCATGGCAACCATGATGCTGCGCCTGGACGACCTGCCGCAGTACACACAGCTGATGGAGCGCCatgcagag atgctgCTGGTGTACGGGTTCATCGAGGAGTCGAGGCTGCTGCTGcacggtggaggaggaggtcagcACGCCAACATCCGGCCCACAGCGCTGAGTCGGCAGCTGGCCAAGTCCCAGCCGGGGCTGCTGGTGGCCGCCATGGTGGCTCTGCACGAGAACAACAAGGTTCAGCTGGAGCAGGCCGACCACATCTTCAAG GAGCTGGGCTGTGAGAAATGCTTGCAGGTGGATTTCTGGGAGGCGATGCTGATGGCGTCCTCACAGGAAGCCGTCATCCAGGAGCTCCTGTTCCGCCTGGCGTCCGTCTACATCGACCGGCTGACCAACGGcgcctcagacacacacaccaatgaaccACACACACTTTCAAGACGCAGGTCGCTGAAGAGCGCCGACGATCTG atAAACTCGTGCTCTCATTACGGCACTCTGTTCCCGTGGCTCTCTGTCCTGAATCCAGCTCACACTACCAGCTCCCAGCACCAGGAGGCGCTCTACAAACTGCAG TCCCTGCTGTGCGGCCCGTCCCTGTCCGTCGGCTCCGTCGTGCCCCTGATGGAGCGTCTGTCGGAGGAAACGCTGTGGGGCTTCAGCCTGCACCTGCTCTGCTCCACCAGGAGGGGGCAGTACGAGCGCAGCATCGAGAAGCTGCTGGACCGCTGTCCTCAGGCCATCATCGCCTACGCCAACCACCagctgcaggacacacacacg GTTTTGTGGTGGCAGAAGCTGCTGCCGGAGCTTTGCAGCAGGACGAGAGCTGCTGCAGACAACAGCATCCTGCTGGCTGCTCTCAAAG AGACGCTGGTCGTGGTTGCCATGGAGACGAGCCCCACAGAGTTCCTGGAGCTGATCCCCGACGACGGCACCGCCTCATACTTCCTGCCTCACCTGCTGACCTGCAGCCAGAGACACCTGCTGGCCTGA
- the hps3 gene encoding Hermansky-Pudlak syndrome 3 protein isoform X2 codes for MVHVYNCHPFSSQQIVQVEQEPGLVCCGGGALFVVATGGCKVEAYSVEQEGCPFICRFATMGTVKSIQHSRTGDYLVTIEEKNNATYLRAYTNWRHQAEGKARVGVRLLGHLLGGASVRGGVQMEIIEIPLSERPVAVACCAVSGDLLVGCQNTLVLFSLRRQNQQSLNQSQQIVQQQSSTQSQAQNSSSNQNFLDFERSVILHLPKIKPKQVALCGGFVAVQAELEVLVLKLDVSSEPITLEESSETKKNHLEDQVDFLMLPRHQELLGDRAKDCDIPVNIEKTGLEDSTGQYTLSYVLFRRFTPDFFQGCSVEETQLHSLQLYPLFTRNQSGSVEEPACVFCFFSLPTAGYLYSLQGGVELLSAYQYPEKVLKAVLTDHLLHVITKSALQCFTVRCAAVAARIDDPYIDTTMKACPPCSLEVCALRMQLFIGLRSVCVYGRHVILLSTADAEAPEDGERSTQRRGLSRKWTISSPKESSSAGHGWNLYVVDTVSPLTLYQEMVEYSQRYAETNPQAQSLRHLLSEAHLLLRASLLRTSEQQRDMEGVPTASLQPEGVPAASLQLETDAETQTDSQELEDALRENCAQLGDCFSRASQKDCHLALPYYRMSGLSVTEIIARNRPLPSSPHSYGFGFLFYLKHHLLEETEQILTQEAADEVINIFSQSEPSQLVSVCASPSMINISPAQTLRILQHLEDSAGVSVPLTITMATMMLRLDDLPQYTQLMERHAEMLLVYGFIEESRLLLHGGGGGQHANIRPTALSRQLAKSQPGLLVAAMVALHENNKVQLEQADHIFKELGCEKCLQVDFWEAMLMASSQEAVIQELLFRLASVYIDRLTNGASDTHTNEPHTLSRRRSLKSADDLINSCSHYGTLFPWLSVLNPAHTTSSQHQEALYKLQSLLCGPSLSVGSVVPLMERLSEETLWGFSLHLLCSTRRGQYERSIEKLLDRCPQAIIAYANHQLQDTHTVLWWQKLLPELCSRTRAAADNSILLAALKETLVVVAMETSPTEFLELIPDDGTASYFLPHLLTCSQRHLLA; via the exons ATGGTGCACGTTTACAACTGCCATCCGTTCTCCTCGCAGCAGATCGTCCAG GTGGAGCAGGAGCCTGGCCTGGTCTGCTGTGGAGGAGGAGCTCTATTCGTGGTGGCGACTGGAGGCTGCAAG GTGGAGGCCTACAGTGTGGAGCAGGAGGGCTGCCCGTTCATCTGCCGCTTCGCTACCATGGGAACGGTGAAGAGCATCCAGCACAgcaggacag GAGATTACCTGGTGACCATTGAGGAGAAGAACAACGCCACCTACCTGAGAGCCTACACCAACTGGCGCCACCAG GCGGAGGGGAAGGCCCGTGTCGGGGTGCGTCTGCTGGGCCACCTGCTGGGCGGGGCGTCGGTGCGGGGCGGCGTGCAGATGGAGATCATCGAGATCCCGCTGTCGGAGCGCCCCGTGGCCGTGGCGTGCTGCGCCGTCAGCGGAGACCTGCTGGTCGGCTGCCAGAACACTCTGGTGCTGTTTTCTCTGAGGAGACAGAACCAGCAGAGCCTG aatCAGAGTCAGCAGATCGTTCAGCAGCAGAGCTCCACTCAGAGTCAAG CTCAGAACTCCAGTTCAAACCAGAACTTCTTGGATTTTGAACGTTCCGTTATCCTGCATCTTCCCAAAATCAAGCCTAAACAG GTGGCGCTGTGTGGAGGCTTCGTGGCGGTGCAGGCGGAGCTCGAGGTCCTGGTGCTGAAGCTGGACGTGTCCTCTGAACCCATCACTCTGGAGGAATCATCAGAAACAAAGAAGA aTCACCTGGAGGACCAGGTGGACTTCCTGATGCTCCCCAGACACCAGGAGCTTCTCGGGGATCGAGCCAAAGACTGTGACATCCCCGTGAACATCGAGAAGACCGGACTGGAGGACAGCACAGGACAATACACTCTGTCCTACGTTCtcttcag GCGTTTTACTCCAGACTTCTTCCAGGGCTGCAGCGTGGAGGAGACTCAGCTCCACTCCCTGCAGCTCTACCCGCTCTTCACCA GAAACCAGTCGGGGTCTGTAGAAGAACCGGCGTGTGTGTTCTGCTTCTTCTCGCTGCCCACGGCTGGGTACCTGTACAGCCTGCAGGGCGGCGTGGAGCTGCTCTCAGCCTATCAGTACCCAGAGAAAGTCCTGAAGGCCGTGCTGACCGACCACCTGCTGCACGTTATCACCAA gagcGCTCTGCAGTGTTTCACAGTGCGTTGTGCAGCAGTCGCCGCTCGGATCGACGACCCGTACATCGACACCACCATGAAG gccTGTCCCCCCTGCAGCTTGGAGGTGTGTGCTCTCAGGATGCAGCTGTTCATCGGGCTGCGCTCGGTGTGTGTGTACGGTCGTCATGTGATCCTGCTGTCCACGGCCGACGCGGAGGCGCCGGAGGACGGAGAGCGCAGCACACAGCGCCGAGGCct GAGCAGGAAGTGGACGATCTCTTCTCCCAAAGAAAGCAGCTCAGCAGGACACGGCTGGAACCTTTACGTGGTCGACACGGTTTCACCACTCACTCTGTACCAGGAgatg gtcgAGTACAGTCAGCGGTATGCGGAGACCAACCCTCAGGCTCAGAGTCTCCGTCACCTCCTCAGTGAggctcacctcctcctccgcgCCTCCTTACTGAGAACCTcggagcagcagagagacatGGAGGGCGTCCCCACAGCGTCCCTGCAGCCGGAGGGCGTCCCCGCAGCGTCCCTGCAGCTGGAGACGGACGCTGAGACACAGACGGACAGTCAGGAGCTGGAGGACGCTCTGAGGGAGAACTGTGCACAGCTGGGAGACTGTTTCAGCAG GGCGAGTCAGAAGGACTGCCACCTGGCTCTGCCCTACTACAGGATGTCCGGCCTGTCCGTCACAGAGATCATCGCCAGGAACCGCCCCCTCCCCAGCAGCCCTCACAGCTACGGCTTCGGCTTCCTGTTCTACCTGAAACATCACCTGCTGGAGGAGACGGAGCAGATTCTCACTCAG GAGGCGGCTGATGAGGTCATCAACAttttcagccaatcagagccctCTCagctggtgagtgtgtgtgcgagcCCGTCCATGATCAACATCAGCCCGGCTCAGACGCTGAGGATCCTCCAACATCTGGAGGACTCTGCTGGAGTGTCGGTTCCCTTGACGATCACCATGGCAACCATGATGCTGCGCCTGGACGACCTGCCGCAGTACACACAGCTGATGGAGCGCCatgcagag atgctgCTGGTGTACGGGTTCATCGAGGAGTCGAGGCTGCTGCTGcacggtggaggaggaggtcagcACGCCAACATCCGGCCCACAGCGCTGAGTCGGCAGCTGGCCAAGTCCCAGCCGGGGCTGCTGGTGGCCGCCATGGTGGCTCTGCACGAGAACAACAAGGTTCAGCTGGAGCAGGCCGACCACATCTTCAAG GAGCTGGGCTGTGAGAAATGCTTGCAGGTGGATTTCTGGGAGGCGATGCTGATGGCGTCCTCACAGGAAGCCGTCATCCAGGAGCTCCTGTTCCGCCTGGCGTCCGTCTACATCGACCGGCTGACCAACGGcgcctcagacacacacaccaatgaaccACACACACTTTCAAGACGCAGGTCGCTGAAGAGCGCCGACGATCTG atAAACTCGTGCTCTCATTACGGCACTCTGTTCCCGTGGCTCTCTGTCCTGAATCCAGCTCACACTACCAGCTCCCAGCACCAGGAGGCGCTCTACAAACTGCAG TCCCTGCTGTGCGGCCCGTCCCTGTCCGTCGGCTCCGTCGTGCCCCTGATGGAGCGTCTGTCGGAGGAAACGCTGTGGGGCTTCAGCCTGCACCTGCTCTGCTCCACCAGGAGGGGGCAGTACGAGCGCAGCATCGAGAAGCTGCTGGACCGCTGTCCTCAGGCCATCATCGCCTACGCCAACCACCagctgcaggacacacacacg GTTTTGTGGTGGCAGAAGCTGCTGCCGGAGCTTTGCAGCAGGACGAGAGCTGCTGCAGACAACAGCATCCTGCTGGCTGCTCTCAAAG AGACGCTGGTCGTGGTTGCCATGGAGACGAGCCCCACAGAGTTCCTGGAGCTGATCCCCGACGACGGCACCGCCTCATACTTCCTGCCTCACCTGCTGACCTGCAGCCAGAGACACCTGCTGGCCTGA